Proteins encoded together in one Thermococcus sp. EP1 window:
- a CDS encoding Lrp/AsnC family transcriptional regulator, with protein MKNINELYLGILRELYKQSRATYKELGKKCNTTSVTCYNKVQEMVENGIIKRFTIDVDHKQLGYELEVLLELKVKRGLPRPVALKLYKLPHVEDVWEITGDTDLIVRAYFKNVDELNDFLHMLGNNYPEIENVITHVVLGSYKNPEAWF; from the coding sequence GTGAAGAATATTAACGAATTGTATCTGGGGATACTTAGAGAACTCTATAAACAGTCCAGAGCAACTTATAAAGAACTAGGAAAAAAGTGTAATACTACCAGCGTAACTTGCTATAACAAAGTTCAAGAAATGGTTGAGAATGGTATCATTAAAAGATTTACAATAGATGTGGATCATAAACAGCTCGGATATGAACTGGAAGTTCTTTTAGAGCTTAAAGTTAAGCGAGGTCTCCCTAGACCAGTGGCACTAAAGTTGTACAAATTACCTCATGTAGAGGATGTATGGGAGATTACAGGAGATACGGACTTAATTGTGAGGGCATACTTCAAAAATGTAGATGAACTAAACGACTTCCTTCATATGTTGGGTAATAATTATCCAGAAATAGAAAACGTGATAACCCATGTAGTTCTTGGAAGTTATAAGAATCCAGAGGCTTGGTTTTAA
- a CDS encoding DNA polymerase sliding clamp, with protein MPFEIVFDGAKEFAGLIDTASNLIDEAAFKVTEEGISMRAMDPSRVVLIDLNLPAGIFSKYDIDGEETVGVNMDHFKKILKRGKGKDILVLRKGEENFLEVTLEGTAKRTFRLPLIEVEELELELPELPFTARAMVLGEVLKEAVKDASLVSDSIKFLAKENEFVMKAEGETQEVEIKLTLEDEGLLDLNVEEETKSAYGVSYLADMVKGIGKADEVVLKFGNEMPLQMDYPIRDEGRLTFLLAPRVEE; from the coding sequence ATGCCATTTGAAATAGTTTTTGATGGAGCGAAAGAATTCGCAGGCTTGATTGACACAGCAAGCAACTTAATCGATGAAGCTGCATTCAAAGTTACTGAAGAAGGAATCTCGATGAGAGCAATGGATCCAAGTAGAGTAGTTCTGATTGATCTCAATCTTCCTGCTGGCATATTTAGTAAGTATGATATCGATGGGGAGGAGACTGTAGGAGTTAACATGGATCACTTCAAGAAAATTCTCAAGAGAGGAAAGGGTAAGGACATTCTTGTTCTTAGAAAAGGAGAGGAAAACTTTCTTGAGGTTACTCTTGAGGGGACTGCAAAAAGGACTTTTAGACTCCCCTTAATTGAGGTTGAAGAACTAGAACTTGAACTGCCAGAACTTCCATTCACAGCTAGGGCTATGGTACTGGGAGAGGTGCTCAAGGAAGCTGTAAAAGATGCTTCCCTCGTCAGTGATAGTATTAAGTTCCTCGCAAAGGAGAATGAGTTTGTTATGAAAGCAGAGGGAGAAACCCAAGAAGTCGAAATCAAGCTCACTCTTGAAGACGAGGGTTTGCTTGACTTGAATGTGGAAGAAGAAACCAAAAGTGCTTATGGTGTCAGTTATCTCGCGGACATGGTCAAGGGAATTGGCAAAGCAGATGAGGTAGTGCTCAAGTTCGGAAATGAAATGCCTCTTCAGATGGACTACCCAATAAGAGATGAAGGAAGACTCACATTCCTGTTGGCTCCTCGTGTTGAGGAATGA
- a CDS encoding molybdopterin-dependent oxidoreductase: MFNVCMRDCYDTCSIISEIHEGKLRVRGNPSHPITQGFLCPKGALLPKWFHSKDRLKTPLIRGDLTEDFKETNWEEAINLVANRLMEIIRKYGSESVLVYNYAGDRGVVNYAFPLRLFHYLNTSMLDYGICDRAGQEALKDVYGTAVGMDPEELKNQKLIVYWGINPVWTNLHGFMLAEKYGLEKWVVDVIKTETAKRCEKFFQIRPNTDVVFALGVARLIIENELYDREFIREKVYGFEKFVKYLDRFDMNFVSGETGIEKERIEEFAFEYAEKKGVIHIGYGFQRSFSGGEAIRAIAILPALVGHKFGFIYDMKTIDKSYAEGEFLRTKPARKIPQMKLAEYIENGEIKFLYVYNSNPFASLPNQNRLRKAIEDNNVFVVVHDIFLTDTALYSHVVLPANTFFERYDIADSYYHRYVAFNEPVMRIYGKSNSEVTRLLAKALGIENPHLYETDEEVIKKVLEINGIRFEELRKAGFVKIPLQERTYNTPSGKIEFYSQRALNRGLSPFPEYKSRRRKGLQLLSPTWKMTITSQYHNTYNIIDPYLHMNPKDAKERDIHENDEVEIFNENGRIRTRVKLSEDIPEGVALLYKAFWAKILGWNVNFLTTDETVEGYGNGSAYHSTWVEVRKIQ; encoded by the coding sequence ATGTTTAACGTCTGTATGCGGGACTGTTATGACACATGTTCAATAATAAGTGAGATCCATGAAGGAAAGTTGAGAGTAAGGGGAAATCCCTCTCACCCAATAACACAGGGTTTTTTGTGTCCTAAGGGTGCATTACTCCCCAAGTGGTTTCATAGCAAGGATCGACTTAAAACTCCTCTTATTAGGGGAGATTTGACAGAAGATTTTAAAGAAACTAACTGGGAAGAGGCAATAAACCTTGTCGCAAATCGTTTAATGGAAATCATACGCAAATATGGTAGTGAGAGTGTTTTAGTGTATAATTATGCTGGAGATCGTGGAGTCGTTAATTATGCCTTTCCATTGCGTCTCTTTCATTATCTTAACACTTCAATGCTCGATTATGGGATATGTGATAGGGCTGGTCAAGAGGCACTGAAGGATGTTTATGGGACGGCCGTTGGTATGGATCCAGAGGAGCTGAAAAATCAAAAGCTCATAGTTTATTGGGGCATAAATCCAGTATGGACGAACCTTCATGGGTTCATGCTTGCTGAGAAATATGGTCTTGAAAAGTGGGTTGTGGATGTTATAAAGACTGAGACTGCAAAGAGATGTGAGAAGTTCTTTCAAATTAGGCCCAATACGGATGTGGTTTTTGCCCTTGGTGTTGCAAGGCTCATTATAGAGAATGAATTATATGACAGGGAATTTATTAGAGAAAAAGTTTATGGATTTGAGAAGTTTGTAAAATACCTGGATCGCTTTGATATGAACTTTGTAAGCGGTGAAACAGGGATTGAGAAGGAAAGAATTGAGGAATTTGCTTTTGAATACGCAGAGAAAAAGGGAGTTATACACATTGGTTATGGTTTCCAACGATCTTTTAGTGGTGGTGAGGCCATAAGGGCAATTGCGATACTTCCGGCCCTTGTTGGTCATAAGTTTGGCTTTATTTATGACATGAAGACCATTGATAAGAGTTATGCTGAGGGAGAATTTCTCCGTACGAAACCTGCTAGGAAAATTCCTCAAATGAAGCTCGCTGAATATATTGAAAATGGAGAAATAAAATTCCTTTATGTGTATAATTCAAATCCATTTGCTTCCCTTCCAAATCAAAATCGGTTGAGAAAGGCTATAGAAGATAATAATGTTTTTGTTGTGGTTCATGATATATTTCTTACTGACACTGCCCTTTATTCTCATGTTGTTCTTCCAGCGAATACGTTCTTTGAACGATATGATATTGCAGATTCTTATTACCATAGGTATGTGGCCTTTAATGAACCAGTTATGAGGATTTATGGAAAGAGCAACAGTGAAGTCACAAGATTGTTGGCTAAGGCGTTAGGAATAGAGAATCCTCACCTCTATGAGACTGATGAAGAGGTCATTAAAAAAGTTCTGGAAATCAATGGAATACGTTTTGAAGAGCTTAGAAAAGCAGGTTTTGTTAAAATTCCTTTACAAGAAAGAACATACAATACTCCAAGTGGAAAAATTGAGTTTTACTCTCAAAGAGCACTTAATAGAGGCTTGTCTCCATTTCCGGAATACAAATCGAGGAGAAGGAAAGGACTTCAACTCCTTAGCCCAACTTGGAAGATGACCATAACAAGCCAGTATCATAATACATACAATATAATTGATCCATATCTTCATATGAATCCAAAAGATGCTAAGGAGAGGGATATACATGAAAATGACGAAGTAGAGATATTTAACGAGAATGGGAGAATAAGAACAAGGGTAAAACTAAGTGAAGACATTCCAGAGGGCGTTGCTCTCCTTTACAAAGCCTTCTGGGCCAAGATACTTGGATGGAATGTAAACTTTCTTACAACGGATGAGACTGTAGAGGGATACGGTAATGGATCGGCTTATCACTCAACTTGGGTTGAGGTTAGAAAGATCCAGTAG
- a CDS encoding transcription factor S translates to MKFCPKCGSIMLPNKKKGVFICRKCGYEEPLDPETAERYKIKQNIKHEREDIPVIEQDVATLPKAKVTCPKCGNNEAYWWELQTRAGDEPSTIFYRCTKCGYTWRSYE, encoded by the coding sequence ATGAAATTCTGTCCAAAATGTGGGAGCATAATGCTGCCAAACAAGAAGAAGGGAGTTTTTATTTGTAGAAAATGCGGTTATGAGGAGCCTCTTGACCCAGAAACAGCTGAGAGATATAAGATAAAACAGAACATTAAACATGAAAGAGAAGACATCCCAGTGATAGAACAAGACGTTGCCACACTTCCAAAGGCTAAAGTTACATGTCCAAAATGTGGGAATAATGAGGCTTATTGGTGGGAATTGCAGACTAGAGCAGGAGATGAGCCTTCAACGATTTTCTATAGATGTACAAAGTGTGGGTACACTTGGAGGAGTTATGAATAA